The following coding sequences lie in one Thalassoglobus polymorphus genomic window:
- the rnpA gene encoding ribonuclease P protein component — translation MNDHENSERLKFPKFRRVRSSLDYQRIYSLKQRASNRTLLIFAARNDLGWSRIGLSVSKKNGNSIARHRIRRLLKEAFRLEQHRIPAGLDLILIPRPNSKATLQDYRQSIVELSERVEKSLR, via the coding sequence GTGAACGACCACGAAAATTCTGAACGCTTAAAGTTCCCCAAGTTTCGGCGAGTTCGCAGTTCTCTCGACTATCAAAGAATCTACTCTCTGAAACAAAGAGCAAGTAATCGAACGCTGTTGATCTTCGCTGCTCGGAATGACCTTGGCTGGTCTCGGATTGGCTTGAGCGTTTCCAAGAAGAACGGAAACTCGATTGCACGTCACCGCATACGGCGACTCCTCAAAGAGGCGTTTCGCCTGGAACAACATCGAATCCCCGCTGGCCTGGATCTGATTCTGATCCCTCGCCCCAATTCAAAAGCGACTCTTCAAGACTACCGCCAGTCGATTGTCGAGTTGTCTGAGCGGGTTGAAAAATCGCTTCGCTGA
- a CDS encoding gluzincin family metallopeptidase encodes MDAKLRNVAVCLTVCFFSNVAVGATHQTTNFIVTAPSDEIARKVGRCAEVWREDLAIAWLGKKLPNWYRPCPISVKVGQIGAGGSTTFTFDGGQVYGWDMKVQGTLERILDSVIPHEVNHTIFASHFRRPLPRWADEGAATLFEHRSEQARQIETLDRVIKTNRRIPLQKLLTIREYPEDMQDVLTLYAEGFSLARFLVGQKGEEGRTVYLNFLDDAHTHGWTAAIQKHYGFKKINDLEAEWTDWVLAGSPEFQLPAGEALADAGQAGHGEVIRSQSPDEPEPLAMIPRGLRSASRRTGPAPVKTVHQPESNRPSQINNSSMNQESVRGDAGDSRLRSGKQKLVAPPIPRESLSPTADGISSNPNAKAYQFPQMRAF; translated from the coding sequence ATGGATGCGAAACTGCGAAACGTTGCGGTCTGTCTGACAGTCTGTTTCTTCTCGAACGTAGCTGTTGGTGCGACGCACCAGACAACGAATTTTATCGTCACAGCACCTTCTGACGAGATCGCCAGAAAAGTCGGCCGATGTGCCGAGGTCTGGCGCGAAGATCTGGCAATTGCCTGGCTTGGGAAAAAACTGCCAAACTGGTATCGCCCTTGTCCCATCTCAGTCAAAGTTGGTCAAATCGGTGCTGGTGGATCAACAACTTTCACCTTCGATGGTGGACAGGTCTACGGTTGGGATATGAAAGTTCAAGGAACACTTGAGCGAATTCTGGATTCCGTTATCCCACACGAAGTGAATCACACAATCTTTGCTTCACACTTTCGTCGCCCGTTGCCCCGCTGGGCAGATGAAGGGGCAGCAACTCTCTTCGAACATCGCTCAGAACAAGCTCGTCAGATCGAAACTCTCGACAGAGTAATCAAAACAAATCGTCGAATCCCGCTGCAAAAACTGTTGACGATCCGTGAATACCCAGAAGATATGCAGGACGTTTTGACTCTGTACGCCGAAGGCTTTTCACTGGCTCGCTTTCTTGTTGGACAAAAAGGAGAAGAAGGTCGCACCGTCTATCTGAACTTTCTTGACGATGCCCATACCCACGGCTGGACAGCTGCCATCCAAAAACATTACGGCTTCAAAAAGATTAACGACCTTGAAGCTGAGTGGACCGATTGGGTCCTCGCAGGCAGCCCAGAATTCCAGCTGCCAGCTGGAGAAGCTCTTGCTGATGCAGGACAAGCTGGCCATGGAGAAGTCATTCGTTCGCAGAGTCCTGACGAACCTGAACCACTCGCCATGATCCCACGAGGCTTGCGATCTGCATCCAGAAGAACCGGACCGGCACCAGTAAAAACCGTTCATCAGCCTGAATCGAATCGCCCATCACAAATCAACAACTCCAGTATGAACCAAGAGAGCGTTCGTGGGGACGCTGGAGATTCCCGTCTGCGGTCTGGAAAACAAAAATTGGTCGCTCCTCCAATTCCCAGAGAATCACTGAGCCCAACTGCAGACGGAATCTCCAGTAATCCCAACGCCAAGGCCTATCAGTTCCCTCAGATGCGAGCATTTTAG
- the mog gene encoding molybdopterin adenylyltransferase yields the protein MTTKARIGIVTVSDRASRGEYEDRGGPALVDYFSAVLKSDWEPVREIIPDERPLVDETLMKLADTENCCLIVTTGGTGPAHRDITPEATEAVCEKMMPGFGELMRQESLKAVPTAILSRQTAGIRGGSLIVNLPGQPKAIKECLDAVMPAIPYCIDLIGGPYLETVPEKIVAFRPKKKN from the coding sequence ATGACTACAAAAGCACGTATCGGAATTGTCACTGTTTCTGACCGGGCAAGCCGGGGAGAGTACGAAGATCGCGGAGGTCCCGCTTTAGTTGACTACTTTTCAGCGGTTCTCAAATCCGATTGGGAGCCAGTCCGGGAGATCATCCCAGATGAGCGTCCATTGGTGGACGAAACGTTGATGAAACTCGCAGACACAGAGAACTGCTGCTTGATCGTCACCACAGGAGGCACAGGCCCTGCCCATCGTGACATCACCCCCGAAGCAACAGAAGCTGTATGTGAAAAGATGATGCCAGGCTTCGGAGAGTTGATGAGGCAGGAGTCACTGAAAGCAGTCCCGACCGCAATACTCTCCCGCCAGACCGCCGGGATTCGGGGAGGTTCACTCATTGTCAATCTCCCCGGACAGCCAAAGGCAATCAAGGAATGCCTCGATGCTGTCATGCCTGCGATTCCTTACTGCATCGATCTTATCGGAGGGCCATACCTAGAAACTGTCCCAGAGAAAATCGTGGCGTTCCGTCCCAAGAAAAAGAACTGA
- a CDS encoding tetratricopeptide repeat protein, whose product MWLIFEQATGTTERFEYEAAQESLPVEITPLDYLWALTTGWMSLLYLPFLIWMMYYCVRNDPGRFLWLWIILLTQPFGPFIYFIARWLPSSQVKLPAFTHRWTKGRELRVLETATLQIGNAHQFVQYGEALRKVGLKEKGLAAFLKALEKEPDNLAALWGAASLEYQLDQYELAKEKLEKILEVDESYKFGDVSHLYAKSLAGLHQNEQALAHLEKHAKKWRQPEAMYLLAKLQIENNQKEAARQTLQSIIVDLDSSPKAIARKHLFWRTRAKRLLRRTSV is encoded by the coding sequence ATGTGGTTGATATTCGAACAAGCGACGGGGACCACTGAGCGCTTCGAGTACGAGGCGGCTCAAGAGTCCCTTCCAGTTGAAATTACGCCTCTTGACTACCTCTGGGCGCTCACTACTGGTTGGATGAGTCTGTTATATCTCCCGTTTCTGATCTGGATGATGTACTATTGTGTCCGAAACGACCCGGGTCGATTCCTGTGGTTGTGGATTATTCTGTTAACCCAGCCATTTGGCCCATTCATCTACTTCATCGCTCGCTGGCTGCCGAGTAGCCAAGTCAAACTGCCAGCATTCACACATCGCTGGACCAAAGGTCGAGAATTAAGGGTCTTGGAAACGGCAACACTGCAAATTGGGAATGCGCACCAGTTTGTCCAGTATGGAGAAGCACTTCGCAAAGTTGGCCTCAAAGAAAAGGGACTCGCTGCCTTCCTGAAAGCTCTGGAGAAAGAACCAGACAACCTCGCAGCCTTGTGGGGAGCCGCTTCGCTTGAGTATCAGCTTGATCAGTACGAACTGGCAAAAGAGAAGTTGGAGAAGATCCTGGAAGTTGACGAATCGTACAAGTTCGGTGATGTCTCTCATCTTTACGCGAAAAGCCTCGCAGGTCTGCATCAGAATGAGCAGGCATTGGCTCACCTTGAAAAACATGCGAAGAAGTGGCGACAACCTGAAGCGATGTACCTGTTGGCGAAGCTACAAATTGAAAACAATCAAAAAGAAGCAGCACGTCAGACACTACAAAGCATTATTGTTGATCTCGACTCAAGCCCGAAAGCGATTGCCCGAAAACATCTCTTTTGGAGAACTCGTGCAAAGAGGCTCCTTCGAAGAACATCCGTTTAG
- a CDS encoding Glu/Leu/Phe/Val family dehydrogenase, which produces MSSYESAERYFNHAAEVMGLSDNMGKLLKTPQREVKVQIAIEMDDGLIGTFIGYRIQHNKARGPMKGGLRFHPEVDGDEVLALASLMTWKTAVVNIPYGGAKGGISVDTSALSHRELESITRKFVDEIHDIFGPDTDIPAPDMGTNSQIMAWIMNQYEKYHGYNPACVTGKPVELHGADGREEATGRGVAIVTKAAMTKLKKPVEGARVAIQGFGNVGSFAASILHKMGAKIVAVSDAFGGIQNQDGLDIPELLKHMEKHKKVEEFEGSEPIDNAGLFAADVDVLIPAAIGGVLTKENADDVRAKLIVEAANNPTTSEADYILERKGILVVPDILANAGGVTVSYFEWVQNRQHFSWELEEVRKRLEKIMTTAFDRVWKVAEEKKVSPRIAAYVLGIGRVGRATVLGGI; this is translated from the coding sequence ATGAGTTCGTACGAATCCGCAGAACGCTATTTCAATCACGCTGCAGAGGTGATGGGGCTTTCGGACAATATGGGTAAGCTTTTGAAAACTCCACAACGAGAGGTGAAAGTTCAAATTGCAATTGAAATGGACGACGGGCTAATCGGAACGTTCATTGGGTATCGCATTCAGCACAATAAAGCTCGTGGCCCCATGAAAGGTGGCTTGCGATTTCACCCAGAAGTGGATGGGGATGAGGTCCTTGCGTTAGCTTCACTGATGACATGGAAGACTGCTGTCGTCAACATCCCGTACGGGGGGGCGAAAGGAGGCATTTCAGTCGACACGTCAGCTCTCTCGCATCGTGAACTCGAAAGTATCACTCGGAAATTCGTCGACGAAATTCATGACATCTTTGGTCCGGATACCGACATTCCAGCCCCGGATATGGGAACGAATTCGCAAATCATGGCCTGGATCATGAATCAGTATGAAAAATACCATGGGTACAATCCGGCTTGTGTGACAGGAAAACCTGTCGAACTCCACGGAGCCGATGGACGGGAAGAAGCAACTGGTCGTGGTGTTGCGATCGTCACAAAGGCCGCAATGACCAAACTGAAAAAGCCGGTCGAAGGGGCACGCGTCGCGATCCAGGGGTTTGGAAACGTTGGAAGTTTTGCCGCTTCAATTCTCCACAAAATGGGAGCGAAGATTGTGGCCGTCTCTGATGCTTTTGGTGGCATTCAGAACCAGGATGGACTAGATATCCCTGAACTCTTGAAGCATATGGAGAAACACAAGAAGGTTGAAGAGTTCGAAGGATCTGAACCAATTGACAATGCCGGCTTGTTCGCTGCAGATGTCGATGTTCTGATTCCGGCTGCGATAGGTGGTGTGTTGACGAAAGAGAACGCGGATGATGTCAGAGCTAAGCTCATCGTCGAAGCGGCGAACAACCCGACAACCTCTGAGGCAGATTACATTCTCGAACGCAAAGGCATTTTGGTGGTCCCGGATATTCTGGCGAATGCTGGGGGGGTGACCGTGAGTTACTTCGAATGGGTACAGAATCGGCAGCATTTCAGCTGGGAGCTTGAGGAAGTTCGCAAAAGACTTGAGAAGATCATGACCACCGCATTTGATCGCGTTTGGAAGGTGGCGGAAGAAAAGAAAGTCTCACCCAGAATAGCTGCCTATGTGCTAGGAATCGGTCGCGTTGGGCGGGCAACCGTCCTCGGCGGGATTTGA
- a CDS encoding cyclic nucleotide-binding domain-containing protein, whose amino-acid sequence MSPEAKKHIQQFHKEIRSSRILDNLTLGEIERMGDHVRFDDFIKGADILSEGNTYQGLWLILDGTCKVIKRCGDQENVLATLEPGTVFGEMSFFECVPHSASVRAETNVKTLCLTREEFEALRTSCGTVNEKIAINLVKLISERLRRMDGWTCELIETDGSTQQHQEWHDFRARLYSDIFD is encoded by the coding sequence ATGTCACCTGAAGCTAAAAAACATATCCAGCAATTTCATAAGGAGATTAGATCTAGTCGTATCCTCGACAACCTCACTTTGGGCGAGATCGAGAGGATGGGGGATCACGTTCGTTTTGACGACTTTATTAAGGGAGCCGATATTCTCTCTGAAGGAAACACCTATCAAGGGTTGTGGCTCATTCTTGATGGGACGTGTAAGGTCATCAAACGCTGCGGTGACCAGGAAAATGTTCTCGCCACTCTTGAACCGGGGACCGTGTTCGGGGAGATGTCTTTCTTTGAATGTGTTCCACATTCGGCATCGGTTCGGGCGGAGACGAACGTTAAAACACTCTGCTTGACACGTGAAGAATTCGAAGCCCTGCGGACTTCTTGTGGGACAGTGAACGAGAAAATTGCGATCAATCTTGTGAAGTTGATTTCAGAACGTTTGCGTCGAATGGATGGCTGGACGTGTGAGTTGATTGAAACAGATGGAAGTACTCAGCAGCATCAAGAATGGCATGATTTCCGAGCAAGA